In Leptospira hartskeerlii, a single window of DNA contains:
- a CDS encoding peptidoglycan recognition protein family protein — MLKAILLLLVGSIIYSCSSLPETNFSIAELASPIHPLSQLLPKDKSATSLSTLRKKTKVSGILLHHTKGLSSEEYITKSANSGWLVHYIVDKKGKIYGVEDPGTLLIKAAPKTDAGMIHISWEGDKEDILKRPIQKKSLLYAIAKTSQEFGIPVTNFDVGSRSGIFTHSQAKKKFGGFLNGSDCGNENVLKALLEELKGSYFSEMDWKDRYGEWVLRKEKPFVGQNGEIKEPSYDKGRSVTPTPKAELENIEKTADGLLPEEKRIKYNYRGAITADCVVLHFTAINDYDGTLRVLEKRNLAATFLADKDGKIYQLLDSPLHMAAAATGTNRNCFQIEIVGKDTEMLLANPAQTAAVSKLVYELCQKYQIPLNNQRIESLKGVFSHTQAKKKWGGSIFLDAQDFDPGEPYMKKVIETLGGTYYSEKDWYDRTGEEWILLFTDFQP; from the coding sequence ATGTTGAAAGCTATCCTTCTATTACTCGTCGGCAGTATTATATATAGTTGCAGTTCCCTTCCGGAGACAAACTTTTCTATCGCTGAGCTAGCTTCACCCATCCATCCGCTTTCCCAGCTATTGCCTAAGGATAAAAGTGCCACTTCTCTCTCCACTCTCCGCAAAAAAACGAAGGTAAGCGGAATACTGCTCCATCATACCAAGGGACTCTCCAGCGAAGAATATATTACAAAAAGTGCAAATTCCGGATGGTTAGTACATTACATCGTAGATAAAAAAGGAAAGATCTACGGTGTAGAAGATCCAGGAACTTTGCTCATCAAGGCAGCACCAAAGACAGACGCAGGTATGATCCATATTTCTTGGGAAGGAGATAAGGAAGATATACTCAAACGCCCTATTCAGAAAAAATCTTTACTTTACGCAATTGCCAAGACATCCCAAGAATTCGGGATCCCGGTTACAAATTTCGACGTGGGCTCCCGTTCCGGAATATTCACACATAGTCAGGCCAAAAAGAAATTCGGCGGCTTCTTGAATGGAAGCGATTGCGGAAATGAGAATGTCCTAAAAGCACTACTCGAAGAATTAAAAGGTTCCTACTTCTCAGAAATGGATTGGAAGGATAGATACGGAGAATGGGTTCTCCGAAAAGAAAAACCTTTTGTGGGACAAAACGGAGAGATCAAGGAGCCGAGCTACGATAAAGGCAGAAGTGTCACTCCTACTCCAAAAGCGGAATTAGAGAATATCGAAAAAACTGCAGACGGACTTCTTCCGGAAGAAAAAAGGATCAAATACAATTATAGAGGGGCAATCACAGCCGACTGTGTTGTATTACATTTCACCGCGATCAACGATTATGATGGAACTCTAAGAGTATTAGAAAAACGGAATTTAGCAGCCACATTCCTTGCGGACAAAGACGGTAAGATCTACCAACTATTGGATTCTCCACTTCATATGGCTGCAGCCGCTACAGGCACGAATCGAAATTGTTTTCAAATAGAGATTGTAGGAAAGGATACCGAGATGTTACTTGCAAATCCTGCACAGACTGCTGCGGTTTCCAAACTTGTATACGAACTCTGCCAAAAATACCAGATCCCTTTGAATAACCAAAGGATAGAATCTTTGAAAGGTGTATTCTCCCATACTCAGGCAAAGAAAAAATGGGGAGGCTCTATCTTTTTGGATGCGCAGGATTTCGATCCGGGCGAACCATATATGAAAAAAGTAATAGAGACCTTAGGTGGTACTTATTATTCGGAAAAAGATTGGTACGATAGAACTGGAGAAGAATGGATCCTTCTCTTTACCGATTTTCAGCCTTGA
- a CDS encoding helix-turn-helix domain-containing protein, whose amino-acid sequence MLNPEVVTPIFYFGSGLSFLLVVQKLIPPIKRREDRIGALLFLSLGIILFTVANVVLEIDRTYPHAIFLLLTSFSAIGPLSLLYTHSLIYPNQTLYRDIRLHFLVPGLFLLGEMLFFGRPWDSIISDLGDFRNIRYKHYLSWGFFLTTALTTAYFGFRYRMLLTVFSIPELKSQIRFIFILATITVFAMYSLVFGFMFGLDILFRVGGLLVTGIVTLLFLAPSRYPDFFAPLTREVRKKKYEKSLLIGLDLNLLELRIQELMREDKLYRDPELTLHSLSEDLGIKPYQLTEFLNEHLQTGFHNYINGFRIEEAVNLLEEKPDQDILSICYFVGFNSKSSFNDAFRKVTGKTPTQLRQKKSDIPEKHTARTGVPPLGKGLGGMVELGDSDRISVKNRPIKAENR is encoded by the coding sequence ATGTTAAATCCCGAAGTGGTAACTCCTATATTCTACTTCGGAAGTGGCCTTTCCTTTTTATTGGTGGTCCAAAAGTTAATTCCACCTATAAAACGCAGAGAAGACAGGATTGGAGCCCTTCTGTTTCTTTCGTTGGGGATCATACTATTTACAGTTGCGAATGTGGTCTTGGAAATAGACAGGACTTATCCACATGCAATCTTCTTATTACTCACTTCTTTTTCGGCTATCGGACCCTTATCTTTACTATATACGCATTCTTTGATATACCCAAACCAGACTTTGTACAGGGACATTCGACTTCACTTTCTTGTGCCTGGTCTTTTTTTACTAGGCGAGATGCTTTTTTTTGGAAGGCCTTGGGATTCCATCATCTCCGACCTGGGAGACTTTAGAAATATTAGATATAAACATTATCTTTCTTGGGGTTTTTTTCTAACAACAGCACTCACTACTGCCTACTTCGGATTTAGATATAGAATGTTATTAACTGTGTTCTCAATCCCGGAGCTAAAGTCGCAGATAAGATTCATTTTTATTCTGGCGACCATCACCGTATTTGCAATGTATTCTCTGGTCTTCGGGTTTATGTTCGGCCTGGATATTTTATTCAGAGTGGGCGGACTTCTTGTGACTGGGATTGTGACCCTTCTATTCTTGGCTCCTTCCAGATATCCGGATTTTTTTGCTCCTTTGACTAGAGAAGTAAGAAAGAAGAAGTATGAAAAATCTCTTCTGATCGGTTTGGATCTAAATCTGTTAGAACTTAGGATCCAAGAATTGATGAGAGAAGATAAACTGTATCGAGATCCGGAGCTGACTCTTCATTCTTTATCGGAAGACTTGGGTATCAAACCATATCAGCTGACTGAATTTTTAAATGAGCATCTACAAACCGGGTTTCATAACTATATCAACGGTTTCAGGATAGAAGAAGCGGTCAATCTTCTGGAAGAAAAGCCGGATCAGGATATTCTTTCCATCTGCTATTTTGTGGGATTCAATTCCAAATCCTCTTTTAATGATGCTTTTCGTAAGGTTACGGGTAAAACGCCTACACAACTTCGTCAGAAGAAGTCGGATATTCCTGAAAAACATACTGCTCGCACAGGAGTCCCTCCTTTGGGAAAAGGATTAGGTGGTATGGTGGAGCTTGGAGATTCAGATCGAATTTCTGTGAAAAATCGTCCGATCAAGGCTGAAAATCGGTAA